The Camelina sativa cultivar DH55 chromosome 16, Cs, whole genome shotgun sequence sequence TAAGCATCTGATGACAACCCAACATGCATATTCCTAATGTCACCTGAGGTTTAATGGAgacaatatatacaaataagATAACCAAAGCTTACACAAAAAATGGGTGTTTCTTCTATGCTAGATTAAAAAGGATATGCTCTGTACTGCAAGAAACAACGTTGAAACAAACATCCTACCTGAATTACCAGGCATTTCTATTTTGCTTACTTCTCCAGTCTGATCATCAATCTTGTGGCTATCAAATATTTGAGAGTTATCCATATTCTGTTCCCATGAAAGTGATGATtcacctctctttctctttccacTTGACTTGCCCTCTCTTTGAGATTGGGAGATCCCCGACGTAGAATCCAAGTTGGATGGACTCTCACGATCGAATGATCTGTTACTTTGAGTTCCAGACCCTTGGTAAAAGGTTTGTGATGCACTGTTTGATCCACCAAGCTGCCTACTAGAAGTGAATGCATCATATTTTGACATCTCATTTTCAACTAGACTTGCTTTGCCCTCATTGCTAACTCCAACCACTTGGGAAGACCCTGTACTCACACATTGATGCAAGACGTTTAGCTcacaataaaaagaagaataccAATTTCCCCACATGATAAACAAAACTCCTAGCTCATGGAGGGGTATCTGGTTAGCACACTCTCAGCtgaaacaaaggagagaaaggaTATACCAGCCAAATGAGCAGACCCAGAATCTTCCGTTTGGGTACCACCAGCATGAGGAAGACACGATGACTTCAAAGCTTCAATGTCAAGACCGTGTTGATTGACTACAGTGTCCATGGCCCTTGGAGTTTTAGAAAGATTATATTAGTCgaagtaaaatgaaaaacaggcgcaaaagtataaattttcaaaagcaTGATAACAGTTAGAGCCAAAGACCCAGATTAACAAGCTGTGAATGAATTAAGTGAGTCTTCTGAGACAGAAATACAAGATAGGATAATGCTACAGCATCCGTATTAGTAGAACAACCTCATGCTCTCATAGCATAAGAAGATAGTCTCATCTTAATCAACCgaaaaaagtaaatttattaacaaataacTAGTGATATCTTAGGAAAACAATACCTAGATATGACTTGATAGGGCATCGAGTGTTCCTTTCCGCTGGTTTTCATGTGCTGCAATATCtacaaacaatcaaaaagaaTGAATGAAGTTAAAAAGCACGGGATTAAAGCTCAGAATACAAAGTAAAGCATAGACCTGGTGAAGTCACATTACCACATAAAGTTTAGTTGCTAGCTTTGCAGGCTCATCTTTAGAATCTTGAATAAGTTTATGCAGAAACTTAGCTGCCTCCAACTCAATATTATGCGAGGATGTCatcttaattttaaattacaccATCACCTGCATCACACCGAGCATACAAGTACTGATTACACAAttcagaaacaaacaagaactgTATATACATGATAATACAAACAAAGACAATTCCCAACCAAAGAAATGGTGGCtgccaaataaataaaaaaaaaccataccaacagattaaaaaaatagcTCTAAATCTAAAACAACCCAAGAGCAAGTAAATCACAAAggaacaaaattttatgaaccTAAAAGCAAAACTGAGTGGTGAAAATTCATGTGAATAAATCAAAGCGGATGCACATACAAATTCCGTAAAATTGGGGGACGGAGCAAAACAATTTTCCCGAATCGCaaggaaaaggagaaaaaaaaacccgcGACTTGCTCTAGTGGATGCAAACCCAAAAGCAAAAAGGAGTGgtaacaaaaccctaaatagcTAAACAACGATCCATCAGTGAAGAGAACGAAGAAACAGAGAGGGAGATTTTACCCAAGTTAGAGATCCACCTCTGGAAGACGAAGCAGAAGTGAAATTTCAGGTGAAACGAAAACGTAGAGAACTGAGAAGTGAAGAAGCTGTGtgcgtcgtcgtcgtcgtcgtctctgTGAAAGCGCACGAAATGACTCTACCCCAAATGAAAAAAAGTGAATTAAACTAAGTCCCACGAGACGAGACCACTGATTCATACTCTAATTTGGGCCGACCAATCGGTTTACGATAGCCAATCAATTGGTTTAAGATAACCAATATATTGGTTTATTCTTTTTTCACTTACCAAAACGATGAAAAAACTATGAGCCGGTtgaatttttaagaaatcataaactttttattgattttctaaATAATTCATTAGATTATATTGTTGgataaaacagagagatttaAATTATGGGTCATTGGCAGTTAGACCTACTTTCTCTCAATCTTATTGCACTTAGACCTATTTCTGACTATTGTTATAATTTTGTCAAGTAATTGGCTTAGGTGTCAATTTCTCTTCCCCAAACTGCTCCGAGACTTAATGTCTTCATCCAACTTATGCAGTAAACAATCGAAACTAAGTTGTATTTCGGTTTGTTATTGGGACCGTCCGATCGTAACTGTTAGTTTAGATCTGATGGCTGAAAATAATAGNCGCAAAAgtataaattttcaaaagcaTGATAACAGTTAGAGCCAAAGACCCAGATTAACAAGCTGTGAATGAATTAAGTGAGTCTTCTGAGACAGAAATACAAGATAGGATAATGCTACAGCATCCGTATTAGTAGAACAACCTCATGCTCTCATAGCATAAGAAGATAGTCTCATCTTAATCAACCgaaaaaagtaaatttattaacaaataacTAGTGATATCTTAGGAAAACAATACCTAGATATGACTTGATAGGGCATCGAGTGTTCCTTTCCGCTGGTTTTCATGTGCTGCAATATCtacaaacaatcaaaaagaaTGAATGAAGTTAAAAAGCACGGGATTAAAGCTCAGAATACAAAGTAAAGCATAGACCTGGTGAAGTCACATTACCACATAAAGTTTAGTTGCTAGCTTTGCAGGCTCATCTTTAGAATCTTNATTGGGACCGTCCGATCGTAACTGTTAGTTTAGATCTGATGGCTGAAAATAATAGTAGTTTCAGTTTCCTTTTTGGGCGACAGGTTGGATGTTTTATGAGTTACAAGAAAGTGAGACAGGTTGTGGATGAGAAACGTGAAGCtgctttagggttttgagagacATGGCTGCGCATGTATGTGTTTGGCATTCATGTGGATAGGGTTTTTTCCGATTTATGTAACTTGTTATTTGTGGATGCGTGAGTAATCGGGTTTTATGAAACGTAATGCAGGATAATTTCCCTTCTTATTGTGTCGTGATTTCCGGCCTTTGGAGTAGCTCGAAGGATGGCGTTTGGGGGTTTGAAGTGAATAACAAGCTTTTGTCGCGTGTAGTTCCTTTGACGGCGTCGGCGAGTTTAGTTGAATTGGAAGATTCAGTGGTGGCTGAGTTCGgtttggtggagaagaaggcgACACTTAGATACTGCATCCCTACATTTATGCAATTGACAACGGGGGTGAGGACGCCCCCAGTTGTTGTGACTACTAATGTTGGGCTGGAGTACTATATAAGAATGTTGCGTCTGAACCGAGGGTTGAATTTGTTTGTTACGTTTGAAGATGTTAGGAAAAGAGCTAATCATGAGGGTTTGATAGACTCGAAAGAGGAAGTCACTAAAATCAGAGTTGTGGTTCGTCATCTGGTCTTAGTAATAGTGCAAGTGAAGAACTTATTTTGGGAGAAGCATGTACTGCCGGTTCGAAGACAATAGTTATTGAGACTACTcaagttgatgatgatttcatgGCTGGAGTCGCAGAAATTGAGGGAAAAATGAAGTGCGATAGGCTTAACGGAGGGGATGTAGAGGCTGAGGAGAAGAGGAGTGATTCAGGAGGGTATGTAGTTGCAGATAGTTATGAAGatgttgaagaggaagaagaagcttaggTGGCAGAGGTAACCTCTACCCCAAAAGACTATGATAAGGAGTTTTGGGAGAATTTCATAGGAGATCAGTTTGGTCGAGTTAATGTTGCTGAGGTTATGTGTAATACATTTTCATGCTTTGACCATACGGTGTTAGTAAATGGGACTACTcctttaaaagaagaagagaaagcgaAGACAAGTTTTGATGTGAGATCTGAAGAAGCAAATATAGGTCTGAGATCTATAGATGGTGAACATGTTGCGTCGGCCACGTGGTCAAATGGTTGTGGACAGAGGAATGGCTCCGCCATGGACAGTAGGAAGCTAGAAGATATTGATGATGAGGAGTTCGATATCCCTCCTCTGTATGATGACACAGAGTTTGAGAGGGAAGAGATCCCAGATCTGGACTTTGAGGATGATGGTAAAGAACTTTGTAAAGGGAAgttgtttgcaaacaaagaggATTGCCAGATTGCGCTAGCGATATATGCTATTAAGAACAAGTTTCATTTTAAGCAAACAACAACGAAAAAGGATTCGTTTGTAGTGAGCTGTACTGGGGAGAGTTGTGAGTGGAGGGTTCTAGCAAGTGAAATGAAGGAGTCAGGATACTATGAGATTAGGAAAGCAGATCTTGAACACACTTGCCCCATAGAGACGAGGAGAAACTATTTGAAGAAACTAACCTCTAGGGTAATTGCTGCTGTTTTCAAGTCGAAGTACAGTGATCCGAGTAAAGGACCAGGCCCACTGGATCTGCAGCAAATGGTTCTTGAGAATCTTAGGGTGGGGGCATCATACAGCAAGTGTTGGAGGGCGAAGGGGAAGGCTTTGGATGGAATGTTTGGTTCGGATGATGAGTCTTTCGAAGATCTTCCTGCATATTTGCATGTCTTAAAAGAAGCTAATCCAGGGACAGTTACTGATTTAAAAACTGAAGTCTTAGAAGATGGTGGTAAAaggtttttgtatatgtttttggcaTTCGGGGCATCAATTGAAGGTTTCTGCAGGTTGAGGCGTGTTATTGTTGTGGATGGTACTCATCTAAACGGGAACTATAATGGAGTGCTGCTTACAGCTAGTGGGCAGGATGCTAATTTCCAGGTATTCCCGCTAGCTTTTGCAGTAGTAGACAGCGAGAATGATGATGCTTGGACATGGTTCTTCGAGAAGTTAGAAAGAATTATTGCGGACAGCAAAACCTTGACAATTATTTCTGATAGAAACGTGTCAATCTACACGGCTAAGAAGAAAGTTTATCCGTTGGCACACCATGGAGCTTGCATTGTTCATCTTGCTAGGAATGTGAATGCCCGGTTTCATAACAAAGGTCTTGTGAAACTGGTGACGAAAGCGGCATTTGCCTATAAGGTAACAGCCTTTCAGGAGACATATAGGCAAATAAAGGCAAAGAACAGCAACTGTGCAACTTACTTGGATAAAATTGGTGCAGGCCACTGGAGCAGGGCATATTTCCAAGGAAATCGTTACAATTGGATGACGTCAAACATTGCGGAGCCGTTGAACAAAGCTTTGGGTAAGGGTCGATCGTCACACATTGTTGAACTACTGAAGTTCATTCGTGCTATGTTGACACGGTGGTTTAGTGCGGGGCGTAAGAAATCTGCTAAACATCAAGGATTAACTACCCCATAGGTTGACAAACAGATGCAGAAAAACTTGGTGGCAGTTAGTGGGAGCAGAGTCGCGAATATTTCAAGCTGGAGTTATGAAGTTGGTGGGTTGCTAAACAGGAAACACCATGTGTTACTTGATATGAAACAGTGTTCGTGCAAAAAGTATGATCGAGTTAAAATCCCATGTGGACACGCATTGTTGGCAGCAGATACACAGGGGATACCATATGGTTCGTTGGTTGGGGATTTTTATAAGACAGAGTGTTGGAGAGCTACTTATGAAGGTGTAATAAATCCCGAGATTAATGATGTTGAAATACTATTCAAAATTCAGCACCGTCTGTTATACCCTCCAAAGGCTTGAAGGCCATCAGGACGTCCAAAGGAGTCAAGGATCCCGTCTATTGGAGAATTTCCAGTAGTTGATGTTTGTATAAGTTTCGTAGATGATAGTATTGATTGTTTTGTGTTAGGCGTGATGATGTTTTAGGTTGCTTAACTTCGCAGAAAAATGGTGCGGCGAAAGGGAAAGTGAATAGGTGTGGGAGATGCAAGCAAAGTGGGCACAACCGAGCTAGTTGTACGAACCCGTTGCCATGATGTATCCAACCGAGCTAGTCGAGGTGTGGTGTAGTGTGGATTCtcttaagtttgtttttttgtgttgtggtgTATTGCGGATACACCTAAGCAACCATTTATAAGTTTGTTACGGTTAGTAATGTTAGTCGGGGTCATTGGAATGACGTATCCATGTTTGGGTATCCATAAGATTATAGGCTTGTGGATATCCTCACGGCATAGGTGA is a genomic window containing:
- the LOC104753452 gene encoding uncharacterized protein LOC104753452 translates to MCNTFSCFDHTVLVNGTTPLKEEEKAKTSFDVRSEEANIGLRSIDGEHVASATWSNGCGQRNGSAMDSRKLEDIDDEEFDIPPLYDDTEFEREEIPDLDFEDDGKELCKGKLFANKEDCQIALAIYAIKNKFHFKQTTTKKDSFVVSCTGESCEWRVLASEMKESGYYEIRKADLEHTCPIETRRNYLKKLTSRVIAAVFKSKYSDPSKGPGPLDLQQMVLENLRVGASYSKCWRAKGKALDGMFGSDDESFEDLPAYLHVLKEANPGTVTDLKTEVLEDGGKRFLYMFLAFGASIEGFCRLRRVIVVDGTHLNGNYNGVLLTASGQDANFQVFPLAFAVVDSENDDAWTWFFEKLERIIADSKTLTIISDRNVSIYTAKKKVYPLAHHGACIVHLARNVNARFHNKGLVKLVTKAAFAYKVTAFQETYRQIKAKNSNCATYLDKIGAGHWSRAYFQGNRYNWMTSNIAEPLNKALGKGRSSHIVELLKFIRAMLTRWFSAGRKKSAKHQGLTTP